A region from the Halobacillus mangrovi genome encodes:
- a CDS encoding N-acetyltransferase has translation MMTTTKVQPLLVNYKTLEEFKRFKEYGNQELTMLEDLESNIVENDSESPFFGIYYGSALVARMSLYRVKAKYDNYFQPPQDYLELWKLEVLPDYRGQGFGKALVEFAKSFNLPIKTNPRINSHDFWEKMGFQKAHYDVERDLSENPLIWMPTGVEERDVNA, from the coding sequence ATGATGACCACTACTAAGGTTCAACCACTTTTGGTCAATTATAAAACACTCGAGGAATTTAAACGATTTAAAGAATACGGAAATCAAGAGCTTACAATGCTTGAAGATCTTGAAAGCAATATCGTTGAGAACGATAGCGAATCGCCTTTTTTCGGCATCTATTATGGAAGCGCTTTAGTTGCGCGTATGAGTTTATACCGCGTGAAAGCCAAGTACGACAACTACTTTCAACCGCCTCAAGATTATTTGGAACTCTGGAAACTAGAAGTTCTTCCTGATTACCGGGGTCAAGGCTTTGGTAAAGCATTGGTAGAATTCGCTAAAAGCTTCAACCTCCCAATTAAAACTAACCCTCGTATCAATTCTCATGATTTCTGGGAAAAAATGGGCTTTCAAAAAGCTCACTATGATGTAGAGCGTGACTTAAGCGAGAATCCATTGATCTGGATGCCGACAGGTGTAGAGGAAAGAGATGTCAACGCATAA
- a CDS encoding RsfA family transcriptional regulator, with protein MDAPRQDAWKEEEDLLLAQTVLKYIQEGKTQLEAFQEVAEKLRRTPAACGFRWNATVRKEYHEEIQQAKQNRKEKRTVFSASSTTEDSPMSIDAAISFLKEMKVKQFEDNGKQKLEYQLKKLDEDNRKLRDQLKQWEQAWNEMDKLVHWVKERHKSPI; from the coding sequence ATGGATGCCCCTAGACAAGACGCCTGGAAGGAAGAGGAAGATCTCCTGCTGGCTCAGACCGTGTTGAAATATATACAAGAAGGTAAAACCCAGTTAGAAGCATTCCAAGAAGTGGCGGAGAAACTGCGGAGGACGCCCGCTGCTTGCGGTTTCAGGTGGAATGCAACAGTAAGAAAAGAATACCACGAAGAAATACAGCAAGCGAAACAAAACCGAAAAGAGAAACGAACCGTGTTTTCAGCTTCATCTACTACTGAAGATTCCCCTATGTCCATCGACGCAGCAATTTCCTTCTTAAAAGAAATGAAAGTGAAGCAATTTGAGGATAACGGGAAGCAAAAGCTTGAATATCAATTGAAGAAACTAGATGAAGACAATCGGAAATTAAGAGATCAATTAAAGCAGTGGGAGCAAGCCTGGAACGAAATGGATAAACTCGTCCACTGGGTAAAAGAAAGGCATAAAAGCCCTATTTAA
- a CDS encoding enoyl-CoA hydratase/isomerase family protein has product MELVNLVFNEEGYAQLTLNRTEKLNSVSKQMTEELYKALQKVKETKDIKFLTLTGEGERAFCAGGDLTELHADMNAEEAYRVLHPMKVVLFELATLPVPTIALLNGQARGGGCELATACDFRYGVESASFGFVQANLGITPGWGGGVLLYSRIHPNAAAHWLMEANMYPAKQAYRIGWLHKMVTVNQLKSMDMIQSFLNKTPEQMKWFKKQYTAYLFSQDLSQKMEEEVQQCSHLWESDAHKEAVQKFMDKRKN; this is encoded by the coding sequence TAGTAAACTTAGTATTTAACGAGGAAGGATACGCTCAGTTAACCTTGAACAGAACTGAGAAATTAAATAGTGTATCAAAACAGATGACTGAGGAGCTCTACAAGGCTCTTCAAAAGGTAAAAGAGACAAAGGATATTAAATTCCTTACGCTTACAGGTGAGGGGGAGAGGGCCTTTTGTGCGGGGGGTGATTTAACGGAACTGCATGCTGATATGAATGCTGAAGAAGCCTACCGTGTACTGCATCCTATGAAGGTAGTTCTGTTCGAATTGGCTACGCTTCCTGTGCCGACGATTGCTCTGTTAAATGGACAAGCGAGAGGAGGCGGATGTGAACTTGCAACGGCGTGCGACTTTCGTTATGGTGTGGAATCTGCTTCTTTTGGTTTCGTACAGGCGAACCTAGGAATTACTCCAGGATGGGGTGGAGGTGTCTTGCTTTATTCTCGTATCCATCCAAATGCTGCAGCTCACTGGTTAATGGAAGCAAATATGTATCCTGCCAAGCAAGCGTATCGTATCGGATGGTTACATAAGATGGTTACTGTAAACCAACTGAAATCAATGGATATGATCCAGTCTTTTTTAAATAAGACTCCAGAACAAATGAAATGGTTCAAAAAACAATATACCGCTTATCTTTTTTCACAAGACTTATCCCAAAAGATGGAAGAGGAAGTTCAGCAATGCTCCCATCTGTGGGAATCAGATGCTCATAAAGAGGCAGTTCAAAAGTTTATGGATAAGAGAAAAAACTAA